The DNA segment agtttcttgctatccacacagtcaaagctttcattgtagtcaatgaagcaggattAGAttatttctagaactctcttgctttctccatgatccaaagaatgttgacagtttgatctctggttcctctacttctttgaaacccagcttgcacATTTGGAAATTCTCAGGTCAGGAACTGCTGAATCCtagcttgaatgattttgagcataatcttactagcatatgaaatgagcacaactgtatggtagttagaatatggcattgcccttctttgggattgtaatgaaaactgacattttccagtcctgtgaccactgctgagttttccacatttactggcatattgagtgtagcactttaaaagTCCTGCCAAATTTGAATCTTCATTTAAACAAGATACCCTAGTGATTCATGTTTGCATCTATGTTGGAAGAAGTGCTTGCTCAGATTAGTGTTTCTGAACTTCACTACTGTTGACATTATGCTGGATAATTCTCTAGGGTGGGGTCAGTTTTTATTTTGCAGACTGTTGAACTGTATCCCTGGCCTGAACCACTGTCAGTGAGTAGCACTTCCCCTGATATGACAATCAAcaatgtctccagatattgccaagTGTCTTCAGAAGATGAAATCATCTCTGATTGAGAAGCCTTAGCCTGGAATGAGAGAACTAGAAATATCTCATGTTCTAATCAAAACACACACCTTACTCAGTTCGTAAGTTTTGGGCCAATCACCCAAATTGCAATCGCTGCAAATTTAGAAGGAGGCTTATTATTGTACAATCCTCATAAGATGGACTattgcaaaaaataaatgaaataatatgtaaGATTCTAAGCTCAGCCTATGGTGTATTAAAAGATCTAAGTGGATATCTTATTAATTagcaaatgttttataaataaaagactAAATATCAACTTTTCATATGTATTTAAAGCATGTAAATCCTATTGATGTGTTAAAGGCATTATGAAGCCTAGGATTATTTTACCCATGGTTTTATAACAAAGGCACGCACTTCTCTCACTTATTGAAGAAGCAGCAGTAATTTTCTGGAGATATCAGGAGTTGTGTTCCCATCACAAGCCAGTGATTCCGAGGGCCAAGTGACATAGTCAAGACAGGTTCCTCAGACTTAGACATGGAAGAAAACTTTGACTGAGTGTTGTAAAAAGTTTCAATGTCAGACCTCTGGGAGAGAGGAGACTTCATGGTGTAACAATAAGAATCAGATACACCTGACTTCTAACCTGTTCACCTGGGAATGGCAAATCAGCACAGAAAATTTCCATTCTGTCTAGACAAGTTTCCCTGAGGAAATGATGTGTTCAAGGGTTGGAGTAACAATGGAAAACATGCTGAAAATAATGAGGAGATACAGAAAACATAGGAACTATAAATATCTCCTCTGCTGCAATGTCTGGGCAATTCTATCTTGAGCTGGAGAAGGCATGGTTTTTCAATTAGATTCCAAAGTCTGGTTTTGCTTCAATGCTTCCTAATCATCTCTTGTTTAAAAACAGAACTTCAATCAACATAATCAACCATTCAGGGAAGAATTTGGACTTGCACACAGAGACCTTCCTCTCAGACTTCCCACCCAGGTGAGTCCAAGCAAGAAATAACCACTGAGGGAGAAAGTCACAGAGAATGAAACTCAACACTATTTATCTGGGGTCACCTGAAAACCTAAGCAACTGACCCAGAGCCAAGAGATCTCCATGTTTGCTTGTTTGCTTGATTAATTTATAACAAATGTATTTAACAACTTAAAAGGAAAGTACCTATGTTTTCAGAAATATAAGAATTACAGTTGATAATTAAGTTATATGAATGCAAATCTAGTTGGAAGAGACTCAAGAAGAAATGGGAGGCATAGTGATCAGTAAAATTAGAATGTTTCCAAGGACTTTTGCAATTGATGGGAGTATGAAATAAATGATTTGGTTAAAAGTGATTTGTAGTGAagtgacattttatttaatttttaaatttattataattatttatttattttttaatttaattttatttttaaactttacaatattgtattagttttgccaaacatcgaaatgaatctgccacaggtatacccgtgctccccatcctgaaccctcctccctcctccctccccataccctccctctgggtcgtcccagtgcaccagccccaagcatccagtatcgtgcatcaaacctggactggtgactcatttcatacatgatattatacatgtttcaattattaaataatttaaataattaatttaataaattaaataaatttatttaatttattaaataaattattttaattaatttattttttcattttttaatttttaagatgcaATATATTGGAGCACATTCATAAGGAAGATCCAGATCAATGGCTGTGGTAACTACCTGGAAATACAGTTCTTGAGGCACACATGTCACAGAGTCTTTACTCAGATTTGAGTGTTCACTTGTTTAAAAATTGCATATACTATACAAACAGGCATATGGTAAAGAGGTTAACTTTGCAATTAGTTCACTACCTATGGGCTGAATATATTTGGGGACTTATTAGCTATTTACTTGCCCTACTGTAAACTGTCCATGCAAATTGTTTCACATACTGGCTTCTGAGTGttctattagttttctttttttttgtctacacccctttttttataatttatttctcctATGTCTAAGAAAAGGTCAGGAAACTCATTCCAACAGGTGAAAGAAAGGGAGCATGAAATGTATTTTAGATACCTTGACATGTCTTGTTGCTGAAACTAGAGATACAGGGAGCTTCTCTGTCCCCACTCTTCCCTTCCCAACACAAGTGTGTCAGGCACCATTTCCGTGGCTCCATTTCACGGTTGCTCTAAACTGCAACCGCTTCCCCTACTCCAGATTCCCTATATGAGTCTCTCTTGTTTTTATTGCGTTCTTTCAAACAAAGGgttatcatttttaaaggaagttaGCTATGcaccatttaattcttttttttttattttattttttaactttacgatattgtattggttttgccatatttaATTCTTGTATGTGTGTTTACTGCATTTGTTGGGTTGTATGAGAGTGcataaactggaagtggtcaaaactATCAGTTGGTCATATTTTGGCATCCCTCCCAAAGCTTTTCAAACATAGAAATTCTTCTGCCTCCTTAGTAATAATAAACCGTCATTTATGTGAACTGCCATCTTATCCACACGTTTTTATTTAGGGCTACCTTTTGCCTTTTATGAGtagatctgtttttaaaatggcaataatttgTTGCCCTTTTGTGGAACACATGCTTTTGCATTCAACTAATTTattgcttatttctttttcataaacaTGTTTGAATCCATTTAAAtgtatttagggcttccctggtggcacagatggtaaagaatgtgcctgcaatgtgggagacctgtgtttgatctctaggtcaggaagatcccctggagaagggaatggctacccagagtgccagtatttttgcctctagaattccatggacagagaagactggcaggctacagtacatggggtcgccagagtcagacacaactgagcaacttggagcctattatacagagtgaagtaagccagaaagaaaaacaccaatacagtgtatacagtatatatacagcatatatatggaatttagaaatatggtaatgacaaccctgtatgtgagacagcaaaagagacacagatgtgtagaacagtcttttggactctgtgggataaggagtgggggatgatttgggagaatggcattaaaacatgtataatatcatattaaaaaaagaagaatttacCTTATTTTTAGAGATTCTTCATTtagttttaagaattaaattgtGTAATTCAgataaattctgtttttattttttgtattttaagcaCTTCATGTTTCTAAATCAATTTTATTAGAATTTGAATCGGAACTAAAAAGTGTTTCATGgataacataaaaatgaaaaattcttcattaaaatattacaattaaagtttttaaaatcctCCATTTTTGTTGTAGTTTCAATACTTTCctttgtgaatttttaatttattcctcTTGTCAATTTTTCTAGTAGGATGTTCTACATTGATCATATAAATATACCATTCCTTTCTTTTTGGTAaaatgctttttgcttctttaccCTTCTGGGTATCCAGGATTGAAAGGTTTCCAGGACCAAGAAAGCTTATCTTTATTACAAAAAATTAATACACCCTTTAAGTCTCTTTTTTACACcttattttttttagctttacagTGCCTGTCATctgataattattataatttcttatttGCTTCCATTCTTCCTCCATCATTGAACTGTATGAACTATTGTATATCAGCACTGTATACTCTTTATCCAGAAGTTAGTCAGTCTTCAATTTATACTGCCAAATATATGACACAATTTCTCTTCAAAGTTTAGAATAAATGATTTTATGGGGAGAAGATTGAATGTGGGATGAAGTATTCAGAGATAGCACATGGGATCACTTGAGGGAAATTTTTCATATGAAAATTATAGATATTAGTATTAAATGCAAAATATGAATTATAGAATTTAAGCTATGTTTACAATGCTAATTTCTGAGAAAACTAGTcatgttatttttgtttcttgataGTCACATTCACCACATGGAACCAGGGAATGAGACAAAAATTTTGgaatttcttcttctgggatttttAGAGGAACCAGAACTGCAGCCCCTCGTATTTGGTCTGTTCCTCTTCATGTACCTGATTACTGTGTTTGGAAACCTGCTCATTATCCTGGCTGTCAGCTCagactcccacctccacacccccatgtatttcttcctctccaacctgtcTTTTGTAGACATCTGTTTCACCTCCACAACCATCCCAAAGATGCTGCAGAACATAAGGACACAGAGCAAAGTACTAACCTATGAAGGCTGCATCACCCAGATGTATTTTTTTGTACTCTTTGCAGTATTGGACGTGTTTCTCCTGaccgtgatggcctatgaccgatTTGTAGCCATCTGTCACCCCCTGCACTACATGGTCATCATGAACCCCCAGCTCTGTGGTCTGCTGGTTCTGGTGTCCTGGATGATGAGTGCCCTGAATTCCTTGTTACAAAGTGTAATGGTGTTGAGATTGTCCTTCTGTACATACTTGGAAATCCCCCACTTTTTCTGTGAAATTAATCAGTTGATTCAACTTGCCTGTTCTGACATGTTTCTTAATGAGATATTGATGTATTTTGTAGCTGCAATATTGGGTGGTGGTTCCCTCACTGGGATTCTTTATTCATATTCCAAAATAGTTTCTTCAATACAAAGAATCTCATCAGCTCAGGGAAAGTATAAGGCATTTTCCACCTGTGCATCTCACCTCTCAGttgtctctttattttattgtacGTGTTTAGGAGTGTACCTTAGCTCTGCTGCTACCCACAGCTCACATTCAAGTGCAATCACCTCAGTGATGTACACAGTGGTCACACCCctgctgaaccccttcatctatAGTCTGCGGAACAAAGACATAAAGAGGGCTCTGGAAAGAATCAATAGGAAGGCAGGTATAAAAGTGTTATCTGTTCTGGGGCTGAAGAACTACCCATGATTGCAGGATTTAAATAAATGGAGCCAGAAATTGCTATGTTTTAACCAGATTTTGGAAGGAGAACTTGTCCATTTATTTTCAggaatttccttttatttgaatTCAACTCATCTACACAATTTAAGGAACTCAATTTATTGAGctttattatgaataaagttttggaaattttgaTAGAGCGTGCATGAATCTATAGAATGCTTTGGGTAGTATCAGCATTTCaataatattaagtcttccaagccatggacaccttatattttttcatctttttgtcttcttcaatttttctCATCAATATCTTACAGGTTTTAGTGTAAGATATTCAGTCTACAGATTTTACTGTAAGATATTTTAGTCTTTCCTCTCATGGATTTTTATATCTACATGATCTGTCTAACCCCTCTGAACAACAGTTCTGAAAATTTAGAATGAGAGTTCTGATTGTATAGTCCTCATTGGATGgacttttttaaagaacaaatggGACAATCAGACTTAGCTTTGGAGAAATCTTTGTCTCAGGACTATAAAAAGGTTCAGTGTTATAACTTTGGGATCCAGAAGAGTTCATGGAGTAGTAATAAGCATTGGATACACTTGACATCTAACTGGTCTCTTGGGAACAAATCAGCCCAGAAAATTTCCATTCTGTCCAGATAAGTTCCCATGGGGGAAATGTGCTTGGGGTTGGAGTAACAGTGGAAAATGtgctaatgagaaaatagagtggATATGCAGAGCTGTAAATATCTCCACTGCTGCTAGGTCTAAGCATGTTCCACTTTGAGCTGGAGAAGTCATGGTTTGTGCATTTGGATTCCTGAGTCTGGCTCAGCGACGCATACTTCGCTTCTTACTTCTTTCTTATCTGGGAACAGAGCTTCATTCTCCACCATCAACCACCTGGGGAAGTTTTGGACTTTCACCCAGAGACCTCCATCTCAACCTTTCCATCCAGGTAAGTCTTAGAGCCCAGTAGACACTTCAGGATAAAGCCACAGAAAATGAAATCTAAGAACATTAGCCTGCAGTCACTTAGAAACCCAAATACCTGGCAAATAGCCAACAGATCTCTCTGTTTACGTGCATGGTTGATTAACTGATTTATAAtcaatttatttaatatgttCAAAGAAAATTGCCTATCAGATTCAGCAGTACATGATTATTAGTGATAATTAAGTGATAAGAATGAAAATATACTtggatgaaattaaaaaagaaattggaagCACAGTGGTCTCAGTAAAATTTGAACATTTCCAGGGAGATTTAGGGTAGGAAAATAAACTATTACATAAAGAATTTGCAGTGAAATAAtgacattgttttaatttttaaaattcttaagatggtatatgaatttgagcaaattctaggagatagtgaaagtcagggaaggctggtgtgctgcagtccatggaatcacaaagagtcaaatcaACAGCATAGCTATTACCTGGAAACTACAATTTTTGATACACATTTCACAAAATTTTCTCTTACATTGAGCATTCACTTGAAAACAATTAAATTTAATATGCAAACAGACAGATGGTAAAGAGCTTATCTTTGCAACTGTTTATTACCTCGAAGACTGGATATATTTGGAGGTTTATTAACCATTTGCTTTATCACAAACTGTTTATCATATTCTTTGCTTTATGCACTGGATtcagattgttttattttttccaggtttttttctgtatcacttcttttataatatatttcATCTCCAGCTCTAAGAGAAAATGCCTGGAATTACACTTCAATATGTGGATGAGGGGGAGAATGAGATGTATTTTAAATACCTTGACAAGCCTTCTATGCTGAAATAGATACATGCAacttctctctccccactcttTCCCTCACATATAGGTGTCTCAGGTATCATTTCACCCCAAACTGCTCTAAGCTCCAACCACTTCCCCATTCCCTATTTGTTCTTggttttttaattgcatttctttaaacaaagatttacaaattctttttagaaatttttaCTCTTTGCAATTTAAATCATGTATGTAAATGTAATATATCTGTTGTTGGGTTGCATGAGAGCTTAGAAGTTTGGGATCTTTAAATCTATCAATTGGTCGTATTTTATCCTCTCTCCCACtgactttttttgtttaattttattttatttttaaactttacataactgtattagttttgccaaatatcaaaatgaatccgccacaggtatacatgtgttccccatcctgaaccctcctccctcctccctccccattccatccctctgggtcgtcccagtgcaccagccccaagcatccagtatcgtgcttcgaacctggactggcgactcgtttcatacatgatatttcacatgtttcaatgccattctcccaaaccactGACTTTTTAAACATCGAAAGTTCTTATGCATCCAttagttcatttcagtttagtcgctcagtcatgtccaactctttgtgaccccatggactgcagcatgccaggcttccctgtccatcaccaactcccagagcttgttcaaactcatgtccatcgagtcagtgatatcatctaaccatctcatcctctttgtccccttctcctcctgccttcaatctttcccagcattgggtcttttccaatgagtcagctctttgtattaggtggccaaagtattggagcttcagcttcagcatcagtccttccaatgaatattcagcactgatttcatttatgattgaccagtttgattttcttgcagtccttCTATGCATCCATAGAAGTAATAAACCACATGTTATATGCATTACCATATAATCTCACATGTTTTTTGTTTCTGCCACCTTTTGCCTTTTGTGAGtagtctattttaaaaagagcaattATTTGCTGCCTTCTTGTGGAATATGTGCTTTTGCATACAATTAAAGATCACTTATATGTTTTTCATAAGCatatttt comes from the Bubalus kerabau isolate K-KA32 ecotype Philippines breed swamp buffalo chromosome 1, PCC_UOA_SB_1v2, whole genome shotgun sequence genome and includes:
- the LOC129624538 gene encoding olfactory receptor 7A10-like gives rise to the protein MLFLFLDSHIHHMEPGNETKILEFLLLGFLEEPELQPLVFGLFLFMYLITVFGNLLIILAVSSDSHLHTPMYFFLSNLSFVDICFTSTTIPKMLQNIRTQSKVLTYEGCITQMYFFVLFAVLDVFLLTVMAYDRFVAICHPLHYMVIMNPQLCGLLVLVSWMMSALNSLLQSVMVLRLSFCTYLEIPHFFCEINQLIQLACSDMFLNEILMYFVAAILGGGSLTGILYSYSKIVSSIQRISSAQGKYKAFSTCASHLSVVSLFYCTCLGVYLSSAATHSSHSSAITSVMYTVVTPLLNPFIYSLRNKDIKRALERINRKAGIKVLSVLGLKNYP